Within Triticum dicoccoides isolate Atlit2015 ecotype Zavitan chromosome 1B, WEW_v2.0, whole genome shotgun sequence, the genomic segment CTTCTCGGTGGCTGCCTAGTGCCTACTCTGGTATTACCCCGACCACTATGAACCTGTTTATCCCTGGTTTCATTGATGCGATGGAACCGGGAGTCCGTGGGTTCCTTTGTTTTTTTAAGATTTATTCCCCATCACCAGCACTGTCCGTTGGCACTTTCCGAGTGCCATCAGTTCTGATGACAGCTATGAGCAGGAAAAATAGTGTATGATTCCACTGGACTTGGATCTATAGGAAAATCCATGACAAAATATAATTTGCAAGCCGGTGGCATCATTGCCTTCAAAAGTGGGGGTCATATGATCTCCACCAAATCTAATTCAAAGGAAGTTAATTATTTCAAAATAATAAAAATCTCCATCAAATCGGTCCATATATACGGGCCTAGCATTGGAGATGTCCATGAAATTGGTCCGGCCAATGCATTAACGGACgctccatggcggcaacttgctctCCTTTGAGGGTCGTGGACTCGTGGTCCTCCTCTCGGTGGTGGCTTCTCCGTCCTTATGTCGCAGCAGATCGCCACGGTGATCTCCGGTGGCCGCATCCCATCTCGCCTTCCTGCTGCGCATCTGACTAGTGGTCCTCGGCGTGCGAGGTAATGGAGCCGACGGCATACCGGTGAAGTCGCCAGCGACAGCGGAAGCTTGCCGAAGAGGACATCAGAGGACGTCCGTGCGATCTGGCAGTTTGAGCCTGCATCCAAATTAATGAAGGATACAATGAAATGAATGATCAATATATCTTAAAGTAATGTTTACAAAAGGTTTTCTGTGAGAGTGCTGGCATGCCATTTACCTTTGCATTTATTTGTAAGTAGTTGTGAACCTGAAATCATAGTTCCTTGTAGTGGATACTCGCAATCTTTGGCCAACTTTCTCCATCAGGTGCTTGGCAGCTCTCCTTCAAGCGCTCACAGCGCCGAACACATATATGTTGGAGGGAGGATGGCAGATCAGGTAAAGATGATATGTTGGGACAGTCGATGATATCAAGTCGTGTCAGACTGGTCAGGCACTTGAGATTTCCTGGCAAGGACGCCATTTCACATCTATATAACATCAGGTCCCGCAGGGATGAGAAATTTGCAGATTCTTCGAATGAAACGGATGACTCCTTGCAATTACTAAGAGTGATTTCTGGAACTATAAAACCTCTAGCCGAGAGCATGTGGTTGAGTATCTCAGGGCTGCTAACATCGAGTGATTTCTGCACCTGAAACTGTGAGATGCACTTCGCGTTGAGCTTCGGGACATCTTTCAACTCTAAGCTGTGAAGTTGCAGGGAAGACAGTCCTTCAATAAAGCACAGATCCGGGAGATCTTCTAGTTGTAATGTTGTAAGGGAGGTCAGATGACCGATTGACAAGGATGCAAGGCTTCCGCAGCCAACCATGTGAAGGTCTGTCAGGTGCGGAAGACCACTACTGGAGAAATTAGCTCCAACCATGCACCAGGATATGATGAGCACCGCAAGAGATAATGGCATTTCATCTGCTCCACGTGCCAAGTCTAGAGAAGGGCAGGATTCCAATTGAACCCATGAAAGACAGGTAGCAGCTCGTAAGCCCCCCAATGATCTGAGACACCAGCAAGACTTGATTTGCAGGTCACCAAGCATTACCAAATGTTGGAAGTCCTCTTGCGGCGGAAGTGTAGTCAAAGTCATGATCTCAGTTAAGCACAAACTTCTCAGTGAAGTGAGACCATTAAGGCAAACAGCTAAAGCCCCATCTGTAATACTGCATGAAGAAAGATCAAGTTGGGTAAGTTGTGATGGTGGAACCAGAGGCAGCCCGATGCTTCTTCCATAAATGAGTTTCATCCTCTCCTTGTGGCAACATATCCATGCTTTGATGCTATCCTCTATCACAAATTCCTCTCTTTCTACAACACTTCTAATGTTTTCAACACGTGACATATCTGCATCAATTGATGCCATCAACAGCTCCAGAGATGAAAATTCCAATGCTATTATGTCACTTGTTTTTGATACTGAACCATCACTCGATATCAAAGAAAGGTTTGATACCAATTGCTCTCTATTGATGATGTTCTCCCACTGATCATGCTGCTCTGGTTCATCACTGCAAACAAACATAAGCAGTGGACACTTGGTAATTGATAACATTTTAAGACCTGCTGGAAGACAAGGTAATGTCTTTAGGTTTGGCACATTCTCGAGGTGAAGTGAGCAGCAATTCCCAAAAAGTTCTGCATTGGTTGGTAGGCCTTCTAATGCAGTGCAATTAACAAGCTCAAAAGTTTCCAGATTCTCAAAATATGAATCCTGAAGAAGCCAACTTGGATATTTCGCCGATCTGTAACCTTTGATTGTGAGGCCCTTAAGTCGGGGCGGTGGCATCAGGCCTTCCAAAATCTCCAAGTGTAAACTGTCCTCTACATTTATGTCATCCATATAACTCCAGCCAAGGTGCAAACTTTCAAGATGAGTTTTCTGGTGTAGGTTGGACTCTAAAGCTTCATCCTTTGCAGTGACATTTTCAAGATTTGTAACATTTAAACAGCCACCAAGCTCGTTCATGTCCCTCAGCTGCCGCAACTCATATCCCTTCTGCTTTTCCACAGAAAAGTTATAAAGTTGCTGGAGCAAAGTTAGCTTGCCTATGTTGGGAACTTGAGGCAGAGTACTGTTGTATGGATCACCTACCCATCTCCCGTGGCCTTCAAGATACCACAGCTTATTTAAATTGCAGAGTTTGTCGGGCAAACTCTCAACTCTGTTACTGAACTTAAGGAACTGTAAGTGGTAAAGAGTACATAATGATCTTGGCAATTCAGTAATTGATGTGTCGATGATGTTTAAATACCTAATATGCTTCAGCTCATCAATTGATTCTGGCAACTTGCTACTGTTGTAGGCTGACAAATATAGTACACGCAACTTCGAATTCCGCAGTATCTGATTAAAAACATCACTTATAACATCTATAACCGGGTTAATGCAGATAATAGTACGCAAATGTGGTAGCTTGCAAATGCTTTGCTTATGCTGTATCATACTCTCAACACAAACAGATAAGTGTCGAACAGTGTGTGGTATTTCTTCCACCTTATCATCCTCTAATCTGAAGCAGTGTTCTTTAGAGAGTGACTGTGCCAAATCATGAATAAGATCGTGCATAACATAGTATGTATCACATCTCTCGTAAACTGGTTGAAAGAATGAAACTGAGACCATCTCACTGAAGCAATCCCTTCCAATATCTTCCACTCTTTTGTTCTCGTTGCACCAATCAATAAATCCCTCTGCTATCCATAGGTGAACCAACTCCCTGATAGTATAGCGATAGCCTTTTGGATACAAGCTGCAATACAGAAAGCATCTCTGCAGACGTGGATCTAACTTATCATAACTCCACGACAGAGCTTTCGCGGGATCACTTAAGTTGTCGATCTTCAGAGCATCCTTCCATGAAGTGGCATCCTTTCTCCTGCTCAGCTGTAAACCCACTGTTTTTGCAGCTAAAGGAGATTGTCCCAGTCTGTCCGCAAGCTTCTCTGCAATCTCTTCTAGCTTCTGTCGCAAATTATGATCTCCGATTTCTGCTCCAGAAAAGGCATGGTTTTTGAAGAGTGCCAAGAACTCGGCATCTCCCATGTTTTCCAAAGGAACAATCTTGTTACAGTAAAGAGAAGCAGGAAGTATATTCGATCGAGAAGTCACCAAAACTTTGCTTCCAGTCTGCTCAGAAACTAATGGACGCAGGAGTTGCTCCCATTCCATCTCATTGCCAGATTCTTCAAACCAAACATCATCCAGTACAAGCAGGAATTTCTTGTTTTGCATTAAGCCCCTTAATTTGCACTGGAGAGGATCAAGATTACCAACACGTGGGCATTCGCCCTCCACCACAGACTCAATAATCTCCCGTGTATGACGTTCAACATCAAGTCTGCGTGAGATGCACACCCACATCCTGACATCAAAATGTTCTTTTACCCTCTCATCATTGTAAACATGTTGTGCCAATGTGGATTTTCCCATGCCTCCTGCTCCAACAATAGCCAAACCCGAATGTATAGCTGAATTAGCCTCA encodes:
- the LOC119350803 gene encoding putative disease resistance protein RGA3, which gives rise to MTAAVLAVLQMVASPILKKLLAHASTCLGVDMASELHELETTIMPQFELMIEAADKGNHRTKLDKWTQDLKQAFFKAEDLLDDHEYNLLERKAKSGKDPLPPHSSTSSTILKPLHAASNRLSNLRSNNRKLIRQLNELKAILAKGKEFHDLLCLPASNAADGLAVKASVVPQVTSIPPPKVIGRDKDRDNIIDLLTKPVGVEANSAIHSGLAIVGAGGMGKSTLAQHVYNDERVKEHFDVRMWVCISRRLDVERHTREIIESVVEGECPRVGNLDPLQCKLRGLMQNKKFLLVLDDVWFEESGNEMEWEQLLRPLVSEQTGSKVLVTSRSNILPASLYCNKIVPLENMGDAEFLALFKNHAFSGAEIGDHNLRQKLEEIAEKLADRLGQSPLAAKTVGLQLSRRKDATSWKDALKIDNLSDPAKALSWSYDKLDPRLQRCFLYCSLYPKGYRYTIRELVHLWIAEGFIDWCNENKRVEDIGRDCFSEMVSVSFFQPVYERCDTYYVMHDLIHDLAQSLSKEHCFRLEDDKVEEIPHTVRHLSVCVESMIQHKQSICKLPHLRTIICINPVIDVISDVFNQILRNSKLRVLYLSAYNSSKLPESIDELKHIRYLNIIDTSITELPRSLCTLYHLQFLKFSNRVESLPDKLCNLNKLWYLEGHGRWVGDPYNSTLPQVPNIGKLTLLQQLYNFSVEKQKGYELRQLRDMNELGGCLNVTNLENVTAKDEALESNLHQKTHLESLHLGWSYMDDINVEDSLHLEILEGLMPPPRLKGLTIKGYRSAKYPSWLLQDSYFENLETFELVNCTALEGLPTNAELFGNCCSLHLENVPNLKTLPCLPAGLKMLSITKCPLLMFVCSDEPEQHDQWENIINREQLVSNLSLISSDGSVSKTSDIIALEFSSLELLMASIDADMSRVENIRSVVEREEFVIEDSIKAWICCHKERMKLIYGRSIGLPLVPPSQLTQLDLSSCSITDGALAVCLNGLTSLRSLCLTEIMTLTTLPPQEDFQHLVMLGDLQIKSCWCLRSLGGLRAATCLSWVQLESCPSLDLARGADEMPLSLAVLIISWCMVGANFSSSGLPHLTDLHMVGCGSLASLSIGHLTSLTTLQLEDLPDLCFIEGLSSLQLHSLELKDVPKLNAKCISQFQVQKSLDVSSPEILNHMLSARGFIVPEITLSNCKESSVSFEESANFSSLRDLMLYRCEMASLPGNLKCLTSLTRLDIIDCPNISSLPDLPSSLQHICVRRCSNCQIARTSSDVLFGKLPLSLATSPVCRRLHYLARRGPLVRCAAGRRDGMRPPEITVAICCDIRTEKPPPRGGPRVHDPQRRASCRHGASVNALAGPISWTSPMLGPYIWTDLMEIFIILK